The Colletotrichum higginsianum IMI 349063 chromosome 2, whole genome shotgun sequence genome has a segment encoding these proteins:
- a CDS encoding 2OG-Fe(II) oxygenase: protein MAATAVDKEGLFIPLIDFSAFLNGDPAKRTATAKQVLSGFQNAGFIYLENVPITPELRAATFAKSADFFAQDDAAKLALGWTTPEANRGYSAPGREKVSNLTTTAEIEKVRAGNPDLKESYEIGREGEPDHPNQWPVEEPGTRVAGFRSQMLEFHDQCKALHVEVMRAIAVGMGIDEHFFDSFTDAGDNTLRLLHYPSVDPNVFKINPGQVRAGEHSDYGSITLLFQDDRGGLQVKSPNGQFVDATPIPGTVVVNAGDLLARWSNDTIKSTIHRVVEPPRKPEDGTEYPPRYSIAYFCNPNFKSHIEAIPGTYATESEKKYEGINSGTYLVQRLTATY from the exons ATGGCGGCCACCGCGGTAGACAAGGAGGGCCTCTTCATCCCC CTCATCGACTTCTCCGCCTTCCTCAACGGCGATCCCGCCAAGCGTACCGCGACGGCCAAGCAGGTCCTCAGCGGGTTCCAGAACGCCGGTTTTATCTACCTCGAGAACGTGCCCATCACTCCGGAGCTCCGCGCCGCCACCTTTGCCAAGTCGGCCGACTTCTTCGCCCAGGACGACGCCGCGAAGCTCGCCCTCGGCTGGACGACGCCCGAGGCGAACCGCGGCTACTCAGCGCCCGGCCGCGAAAAGGTCAGTAACCTGACGACCACGGCTGAGATCGAAAAGGTGCGCGCGGGGAACCCCGACCTGAAGGAGAGCTACGAGAtcggccgcgagggcgagccCGACCACCCCAACCAGTggcccgtcgaggagccGGGTACTCGCGTCGCCGGCTTCAGATCGCAGATGCTCGAGTTTCACGACCAGTGCAAGGCGCTGCATGTCGAGGTCAtgcgcgccatcgccgtcggcatggGCATCGACGAGCACTTCTTTGACAGCTtcaccgacgccggcgacaacACGCTGCGCCTGCTGCACTACCCCTCCGTCGACCCTAACGTCTTCAAGATCAACCCCGGCCAGgtccgcgccggcgagcaCAGCGACTACGGCTCCATCACGCTATTGTTCCAGGACGACCGCGGCGGCCTCCAGGTCAAGAGCCCCAACGGGCAGTTCGTGGACGCGACGCCCATCCCGGGGACGGTGGTTGTCAACGCGGGCGACCTCCTGGCGCGGTGGAGCAACGACACCATCAAGAGCACCATCCACCGCGTGGTCGAGCCCCCGAGGAAACCAGAGGACGGCACCGAGTACCCGCCGCGGTACAGCATTGC GTACTTCTGCAACCCCAACTTCAAGAGCCATATTGAGGCAATTCCCGGCACATACGCAACGGAATCAGAGAAGAAGTACGAAGGTATTAACAGTGGGACGTATCTCGTGCAGCGGCTGACGGCCACATACTGA
- a CDS encoding YDG/SRA domain-containing protein, whose protein sequence is MCPAALSSPPVEPLPVKEKLLELCDSVRTSLQREKSLGPHEDRIQELFEKILKEELRHSPSLDFETLQYARLDKLLADVLDPACRPSPLPLRFRADMAVAESLQRIWRSRFREQYFALDQVRQRRLSIGGDMRDIHFTAAGMDPLESWTVRNSCPDPISELEGNQQFEPGHWWLNLACAQRDGIIGTAVEKPTKGKYGVTALPLLTGCEEHVRGKLYRYVREGRLSDMHVSLLTQVGTQIRILRGYRLKSTLAPQAGVRYDGLYTIRQYGNKLGAATDKYRLELLLEHVDGQKSLEEVQKVPRPSQMDDWQTFKKVEAEMVRQRKGDDGLLDFKMLKEEERIDREHWRRSSEFRATLGQEVCGLGLTMPA, encoded by the exons ATGTGCCCAGCTGCGCTCTCCTCCCCGCCAGTCGAACCCCTGCCGGTGAAAgagaagctcctcgagctctGCGACTCGGTCCGGACGTCCCTTCAGCGGGAGAAGAGCCTCGGACCACACGAAGATAGGATCCAAGAGCTCTTCGAGAAGATCCTGAAGGAAGAACTGCGTCACAGTCCCTCGCTCGACTTCGAGACGCTTCAGTACGCTCGTCTGGACaagctcctcgccgacgtcctcgacccCGCCTGCCGCCCATCTCCGCTACCCCTACGCTTTCGTGCCGACATGGCTGTCGCCGAGAGTCTTCAAAGGATCTGGAGGAGCAGGTTCCGCGAGCAGTACTTTGCCCTCGACCAGGTGCGTCAGCGCAGGCTGTCCATCGGCGGCGATATGCGCGACATCCACTttaccgccgccggcatggACCCCCTCGAGTCTTGGACTGTTCGCAACAGCTGCCCCGATCCCATATCGGAGCTTGAGGGAAACCAACAGTTTGAGCCTGGCCA CTGGTGGCTGAACCTGGCCTGCGCTCAGCGCGACGGCATCATTGGCACTGCTGTCGAGAAGCCCACCAAGGGCAAGTACGGCGTCAccgccctccccctcctgaCGGGTTGCGAGGAGCACGTCCGCGGCAAGCTCTACCGATACGTCCGCGAGGGGCGTCTCTCCGACATGCACGTCTCTCTTCTCACGCAGGTCGGCACTCAGATCCGCATCCTCAGGGGCTATCGCCTCAAGAGCACACTGGCTCCCCAGGCCGGTGTGCGTTACGACGGACT TTACACCATCCGCCAGTACGGCAAcaagctcggcgccgccaccgatAAGTaccgcctcgagctcctgcTGGAGCACGTTGATGGCCAGAAGAGCCTCGAAGAGGTGCAGAAGGTGCCCAGACCATCCCAGATGGATGACTGGCAGACATTTAagaaggtcgaggccgagatggtcCGCCAGcgcaagggcgacgacggtctGCTCGACTTCAAGATGCTCAAAGAGGAGGAACGCATCGACCGCGAGCACTGGAGGCGTTCGAGCGAGTTCCGGGCCACGCTGGGCCAGGAAGTCTGCGGGCTGGGGCTTACAATGCCTGCCTAA
- a CDS encoding Amidohydrolase: MASSSSSTPMKVVDIHTHMYPPSYIKILESRTTIPVVRSFPQTPDPRLILLASEEQALDEATKDSSAKPPGRPLTSHYASLDQKVHFMDTHKIDISVVSLANPWLDFVDASESGAMAKGVNEEFDAMCAAHPGRLFFFATLPLTASLETILEAINHVRALKYCRGIILGTSGLGKGLDDPDLLPIFKAIAAARLTIFLHPHYGLPNDVWGPRASNEYGHVLPLALGFPMETTIAVTRMFLAGVFDAVPELRMLLAHSGGTLPFLAGRIESCIMHDGQLVREGKAGKGRRKVWDVLKEQIYLDAVIYSEVGLKAAIDASGADRLMFGTDHPFFPPLTTDEQGEWESVSMNADAVAAAVGEGSDQAKAIMGGNAIRILNLKVD, translated from the coding sequence AtggcctcatcatcatcatcaacgccCATGAAAGTGGTGGATATCCACACCCACATGTACCCCCCCTCGTATATCAAGATTCTTGAATCTCGAACCACCATTCCCGTCGTGCGCAGCTTCCCGCAAACGCCGGACCCGcgcctcatcctcctcgcctcggAGGAGCAGGCCCTCGATGAAGCCACCAAGGACTCTTCGGCCAAGCCCCCGGGCCGGCCGCTGACCTCGCACTACGCCTCACTGGACCAGAAGGTGCATTTCATGGATACGCACAAGATCGACATCTCGGTCGTCTCCTTGGCGAACCCCTGGCTCGACTTTGTCGACGCCTCCGAGTCGGGCGCTATGGCCAAGGGTGTCAACGAGGAGTTCGACGCCATGTGCGCCGCCCACCCTGGccgcctcttcttcttcgccacTCTGCCCCTAACTGCGTCGCTCGAGACCATtctcgaggccatcaaccACGTCAGAGCACTCAAGTACTGTCGCGGCATCATTCTCGGCACCTCGGGCCTGGGCAAGGGTCTCGACGATCCGGACCTGCTGCCCATCTTCAAGGCCATTGCCGCGGCCCGCCTGACCATCTTCCTGCACCCGCACTACGGCTTGCCCAACGACGTCTGGGGCCCCAGGGCGAGCAATGAGTACGGCCATGTGCTGCCTCTGGCGCTGGGCTTCCCAATGGAGaccaccatcgccgtcacACGCATGTTCCTGGCAGGCGTCTTCGACGCGGTGCCCGAGCTGCGCATGCTTCTGGCGCACAGCGGCGGCACGCTGCCCTTCCTTGCGGGACGCATCGAGAGCTGCATCATGCACGATGGCCAGCTGGTGCGCGAgggcaaggccggcaagggcCGCAGAAAGGTGTGGGATGTGCTCAAGGAGCAGAtctacctcgacgccgtcatctaCTCCGAGGTTGGGTTGAAGGCGGCCATCGATGCGAGCGGAGCGGACAGGCTCATGTTCGGCACCGACCACCCCTTCTTCCCGCCACTTACCACCGATGAGCAGGGCGAGTGGGAGAGTGTAAGCATGAATGCCGACGCGGTCGCTGCGGCCGTGGGCGAGGGGAGTGATCAGGCAAAGGCCATCATGGGGGGCAACGCGATCAGGATTCTGAACCTGAAGGTGGATTGA
- a CDS encoding tRNA pseudouridine synthase D, with protein MTAEVRRSNGTRLDASLGITERIAPSMTAWTGDMRKRYTDFQVYEINKDGSVLHLKETRLPPPPKDTTPALPPPPPSAPVVEEKKEEEAKTEDAAQNEDKSTAAVPTSAAEKPVVPEIPAEDLAAIASLTNEDFANQLLVLYQTISADQNAKTEPATSPIMDDKDQRSQLHQSVRRIFNSAIDTSTDPTGAIVARVVPPRGKGKGMRGGRDNNNNGNKQKKPKARAPGEGEYLHFTMYKENRDTMDALHQISKALRTKPQAIGTAGTKDRRAATTQRCSIRGQRADALVRARLNGVTVGDYLYAPTPIHLGAHAGNEFVIALKDCLVAGSPDLSPADRHAQIHDSVKAAMASMRSLGWINYFGHQRFGTHAVGTHEVGRLILQEDFESAVNAILAYDEAIAKRAAAGEVPEQAHARDDFSRHHACMLFREGGSAEEALKHLPRCFSAESSLIRHLGMSSGPSRRDFTGALTSITRGLRSMYLHAYQSYVWNHAASHRWRLYGEKVVEGDLVFADGSKPQANDAETTQDDDDAEFSDARPLTAEEAASGKYTIHDIVLPSPGHAVVYPTNAVGEFYTTFMRDNGGLDPTKMIRRQREFSLRGDYRKVVVRFLAEPGFEVRAYEDDNEQMHPTDMDRIRAARSGAGKKRARDEAEGQDGDNKKAKTETQGGETMGDEKMEDAPQTEEEKPAAGAEAKAEDAAAAAGSKPTAEKTKTAVVVRFQLPKSAYATVALRELMGVDESEVAAVPATTIAATVAAAAHKETDEAPKSAETETTSVAHA; from the exons ATGACGGCTGAAGTCCGCCGCTCCAATGGAACACGCCTCGATGCGTCCCTTGGCATCACCGAGCGCATCGCGCCGAGCATGACAGCTTGGACTGGAGATATGCGCAAGAG GTACACCGACTTCCAAGTCTACGAAATCAACAAAGATGGATCCGTCCTGCACCTTAAGGAAACTCGTCTCCCGCCACCTCCCAAGGACACCACTCCtgctctcccccctcctcccccttcagCCCCCGTagtcgaggagaagaaggaagaagaagccaagACGGAAGATGCGGCACAGAACGAAGACAaaagcaccgccgccgtacCAACATCAGCAGCAGAGAAACCGGTCGTCCCCGAGATCCCTGCCGAAGACCTTGCGGCAATCGCCTCCCTCACAAATGAAGACTTCGCCAACCAGCTGCTGGTACTGTACCAGACAATATCAGCCGACCAGAACGCCAAGACCGAGCCCGCGACCTCGCCCATCATGGACGACAAGGACCAGCGCTCCCAGCTCCACCAGAGCGTCCGGCGCATCTTCAACTCGGCAATCGACACGTCCACCGACCCGACGGGCGCTATCGTCGCCCGAGTCGTACCCCCTCGCggcaaggggaaggggatgcGCGGCGGTCGCGACAACAATAACAACGGCAacaagcagaagaagcccaaggccCGCGCCCCCGGCGAAGGGGAGTACCTCCACTTCACAATGTACAAGGAGAACCGCGACACCATGGACGCCCTGCACCAGATCTCCAAGGCGCTGCGAACCAAGCCCCAGGCCATCGGCACCGCAGGCACCAAAGATcgccgcgccgccaccacgCAACGCTGCTCCATTCGCGGCCAgcgcgccgacgccctcgtccgcgcGCGCCTCAACGGCGTCACCGTCGGCGACTACCTGTACGCCCCGACGCCGATCCACCTCGGTGCCCACGCCGGTAACGAGTTCGTCATCGCCCTCAAGGActgcctcgtcgccggctcgCCTGATCTGTCCCCCGCCGACCGCCACGCTCAGATCCATGACTCCGTCAAGGCCGCTATGGCGAGCATGCGCAGCCTCGGTTGGATCAACTACTTCGGCCACCAGCGCTTTGGCACGCACGCCGTCGGCACGCACGAGGTCGGCCGCCTGATCTTGCAGGAGGACTTCGAGAGCGCTGTcaacgccatcctcgcctacgacgaggccatcgccaagcgcgctgccgctggcGAGGTACCCGAGCAGGCGCACGCGCGGGACGACTTCAGCCGTCACCACGCGTGTATGCTCTTCCGCGAGGGCGGGTCCGCGGAGGAAGCGCTCAAGCATCTGCCACGCTGCTTCTCCGCCGAGTCGAGCCTTATCCGCCACCTCGGCATGTCAAGCGGCCCCTCCCGCCGGGATTTCACTGGCGCCCTGACGAGCATTACCCGCGGCCTGCGCAGCATGTATCTGCATGCATACCAGTCCTACGTCTGGAACCACGCGGCGAGCCACCGCTGGCGGCTGTACGGCGAAAAGGTGGTCGAGGGTGACCTCGTTTTCGCCGACGGTTCGAAGCCGCAGGCCAACGATGCAGAGACGACCcaggacgatgacgacgccgaatTCTCCGACGCACGCCCCTTGACCGCGGAAGAGGCCGCCTCAGGCAAGTACACGATCCACGACATCGTCCTCCCCTCGCCTGGCCACGCCGTCGTCTACCCCACCAATGCAGTGGGCGAGTTCTACACGACCTTCATGCGCGAcaacggcggcctcgacccgACCAAGATGATTCGCCGGCAGCGCGAGTTCAGCCTCCGCGGTGACTACCGCAAGGTCGTTGTGcgcttcctcgccgagcccggcTTCGAGGTGCGCGCGTacgaagacgacaacgagcAGATGCACCCCACCGACATGGACCGCATTCGCGCCGCGCGGAGCGGTGCGGGCAAGAAGCGTGcccgcgacgaggccgaggggcAGGATGGTGACaacaagaaggccaagacgGAGACGCAGGGGGGCGAGACCATgggcgacgagaagatggaggacgCGCCGCAAACCGAAGAGGAGAAGCCCGCGGCCGGAGCAGAGGcaaaggccgaggacgcggcggctgctgcaggATCGAAGCCGACGGCCGAAAAGACCAAGACGGCTGTCGTGGTTAGATTCCAACTGCCCAAGAGCGCCTACGCCACCGTCGCGTTGCGGGAGCTGATGGGCGTCGACGAATCCGAAGTCGCGGCAGTCcctgccaccaccatcgccgccactgttgctgctgctgctcacAAGGAGACAGATGAGGCCCCCAAGTcggccgagaccgagacaACATCCGTGGCTCATGCATGA
- a CDS encoding Xylanase 3 has product MIFRRSHLVGLAVALAPLAVADDHPYVADSVCNCYLTNSSESYFTNHLFFDFRNLSQYARVPDLLTDWDASANAPVTSDYFNSDAWTSIWGIQNWNNTDKKGKDGNDATVDMVNSANNIYIEKNNDQDASSDTFMSMRTARLKGFQTSAEMETVSMGYHYVSVRMLARTLGDPGACTALFTYREADKYANVQEADIEVLTKDPENRIQYTNQPSFDSKGDTIDKSTQNGTMPSGTSWRDWAVHRLDWDKKDSTWLVDGSEVSSISFQVPRDPSRVMLNSWSDGGSWSGVMKVGDSAVMQIQWIDMVFNITTDESSEKRDLGLQQRHSHGPAGQLERRSGHGKCQVVCSIDSSDVVGQAVMLHNGTAPGRLLGQSSAVAFWLPVALMSAMVYHLWA; this is encoded by the coding sequence ATGATTTTCAGACGGTCGCATCTCGTGGGTCTCGCTGTCGCGCTCGCGCCATTGGCTGTGGCCGACGACCACCCTTACGTCGCCGACTCGGTCTGCAATTGCTACCTGACCAACTCGTCCGAGAGCTATTTCACCAACCACCTATTTTTTGACTTCCGCAACCTCAGCCAGTATGCGAGAGTCCCCGACCTTCTCACCGACTGGGACGCGAGCGCCAACGCTCCAGTGACGTCCGACTACTTCAACTCGGACGCGTGGACCTCGATATGGGGCATTCAGAACTGGAACAACACCGACAAGAAGGGCAAAGATGGCAACGATGCAACCGTCGACATGGTCAACTCGGCCAACAACATCTACATTGAGAAGAACAACGACCAAGATGCGTCGTCGGACACCTTCATGAGCATGCGCACCGCGCGCCTCAAGGGCTTCCAGACCTccgccgagatggagacCGTCTCGATGGGCTACCACTACGTCTCGGTCCGCATGCTCGCCCGCACCCTTGGCGACCCGGGCGCATGCACGGCGCTATTCACCTACCGCGAAGCCGACAAGTACGCCAATGTGCAAGAGGCCGACATCGAGGTGCTGACCAAGGACCCCGAGAACCGCATCCAGTACACGAACCAGCCGTCCTTCGACTCCAAGGGCGACACCATTGACAAGTCGACGCAGAACGGCACCATGCCCAGCGGCACCTCGTGGCGCGACTGGGCCGTCCACCGCCTCGACTGGGACAAGAAGGACAGCACctggctcgtcgacggctcCGAGGTCTCGAGCATCTCGTTCCAGGTGCCCCGCGACCCCAGTCGTGTCATGCTCAACTCATggagcgacggcggctcgTGGTCCGGCGTCATGAAGGTCGGCGACTCGGCCGTCATGCAGATCCAGTGGATCGACATGGtcttcaacatcaccaccgaCGAGTCTTCCGAGAAACGGGACCTCGGCCTTCAGCAGCGGCACAGCCACGGGCCCGCCGGCCAGCTGGAGCGGCGCAGCGGCCACGGTAAGTGTCAGGTCGTCTGCAGCATCGACTCGTCCGACGTGGTCGGCCAGGCCGTGATGCTGCACAACGGGACGGCACCCGGACGCTTGCTGGGACAGTCCAGCGCCGTGGCTTTCTGGCTGCCCGTGGCGCTTATGTCTGCCATGGTGTACCATCTTTGGGCCTAG
- a CDS encoding MAP kinase kinase, with translation MADHQSSQPQTMDPPQQAPPSIPSPALSTPGSVPMMNSPVPLLRPAIPGGRSGGGARTPRLGLAIPPSPNAKPVGGQPPQPVNSRPPLPTLHLATPKGSQTTPYEQPSRAAGVGQSASGGSESSAAHSRSGSFGPLDGRASNPTSAGSQYSALSFASQYGFPARPQGTPDPSSAVGSIYSERSEGGVGMERDNSLQGLEGFDKLSLERGRTLDVEELDSDGWRVASMENRIEELGSLGEGAGGAVTKAKLKGGKTTFALKVITTNPDPDVKKQIVRELGFNKECASEHICRYYGAFEDSTTGTISIAMEFCEGGSLDSIYKEVKKLGGRTGEKVLGKISEGVLRGLTYLHGMRIIHRDIKPSNILLCRNGDVKLCDFGVSGDFGTKGEANTFIGTSYYMAPERITGQSYTITSDVWSTGVTLLEVAQHRFPFPADGTEMQPRAGLIDLLTYIVRQPIPKLKDEPDANIFWSDNFKYFIECCLEKESTRRASPWRMLEHPWMVEMRSKRVNMAKYLAQVWGWDTK, from the exons ATGGCCGATCATCAATCTTCACAGCCTCAGACAATGGACCCTCCTCAGCAG GCACCACCGAGtatcccctcccccgccctATCCACGCCCGGATCCGTTCCCATGATGAACTCGCCAGTCCCCCTACTCCGCCCTGCCATTCCCGGTGGCAggtccggcggcggtgcccgAACACCTAGACTCGGTCTCGCGATTCCTCCCTCGCCAAATGCAAAGCCAGTCGGCGGACAGCCGCCTCAGCCTGTAAACTCGCGACCTCCCCTCCCGACTCTGCACCTGGCCACTCCAAAGGGCAGCCAGACGACACCCTACGAGCAGCCATCGAGAGCGGCAGGCGTAGGACAGTCAGCGAGCGGTGGCAGTGAGAGCAGCGCCGCCCATTCGAGGTCGGGCAGCTTCGGCCCTCTGGACGGCCGTGCTAGCAATCCCACATCAGCCGGCTCTCAATACTCGGCGCTATCCTTTGCTTCACAGTACGGCTTCCCAGCGAGGCCTCAAGGAACTCCGGATCCGTCATCCGCCGTAGGCTCCATATACTCTGAGCGGAGCGAAGGCGGAGTTGGCATGGAGCGAGATAACAGCCTGCAGGGGCTCGAGGGCTTCGACAAGCTATCATTGGAGCGGGGTAGAACACTGGATGTGGAGGAGCTCGACTCGGACGGCTGGAGGGTTGCGAGTATGGAGAACCGgatcgaggagctcggcaGTCTCGGCGAAGGTGCCGGCGGAGCCGTTACGAAAGCCAAATTGAAGGGTGGAAAGACCACCTTCGCCCTCAAG GTCATCACCACAAATCCCGATCCCGACGTCAAGAAGCAGATTGTGCGCGAACTGGGATTCAACAAGGAGTGTGCATCGGAACACATCTGCCGCTACTATGGCGCCTTCGAGGACTCGACGACGGGCACCATCTCGATCGCCATGGAGTTCTGCGAAGGCGGCTCCCTGGACAGCATCTACAAGGAGGTGAAGAAGCTCGGCGGCCGTACCGGCGAGAAAGTTCTGGGCAAGATCTCGGAGGGTGTGCTCCGCGGACTGACGTACCTGCACGGTATGCGTATTATTCATCGAGATATCAAGCCGTCCAACATCCTGCTCTGCAGGAACGGAGATGTCAAACTCTGCGACTTTGGTGTTTCGGGCGACTTTGGCACCAAGGGAGAGGCAAACACCTTCATCGGCACCAGCTACTACATGGCCCCCGAGCGTATCACCGGCCAGTCGTACACCATCACTTCCGACGTCTGGTCAACAGGCGTCACTCTGCTGGAGGTGGCGCAACACCGGTTCCCGTTCCCGGCCGACGGTACCGAGATGCAACCGCGAGCCGGATTGATCGACCTCCTAACCTACATCGTCCGGCAACCGATACCGAAGCTCAAGGATGAACCCGATGCCAACATTTTTTGGAGCGACAACTTCAAGTACTTTATCGAGTGCTG TCTCGAGAAGGAGTCTACTCGAAGAGCAAGCCCCTGGAGGATGCTCGAGCATCCGTGGATGGTTGAGATGCGGTCGAAACGTGTCAACATGGCGAAATATCTCGCCCAGGTTTGGGGTTGGGACACCAAATAA
- a CDS encoding Protein tyrosine phosphatase-like protein, whose amino-acid sequence MADTAAGPTRPQRRPSSPLKNGYLILYNFVSAVAWATVLGRTLALFFLRGPHFVHLGVGDWTRWTQTVAAMEILHALLGVVRAPVFTTAMQVLSRFVLVWGVVYPFPWLARSTWYSSMLLAWSVTEVIRYSYFALNLSGFQPRPLTWLRYNTFFVLYPIGITSECALIYLAAEPARQFGEVFPYVAYAILAVYVPGSYILYTYMMKQRSKVMRSLKAEEAGRAKTQ is encoded by the exons ATGGCCGACACAGCAGCTGGCCCGACGAGGCCGCAGCGCcggccctcctctcccctcaAGAACGGCTACTTGATCCTCTACAACTTCGtctccgccgtcgcctgggccaccgtcctcggccgcaccctcgccctcttcttcctccgcGGGCCGCACTTTGTgcacctcggcgtcggcgactgGACGCGCTGGACGCAGACCGTGGCCGCCATGGAGATCTTGCACGCGTTGCTCG GCGTCGTTCGTGCCCCCGTCTTCACGACCGCCATGCAGGTCCTCAGCcgcttcgtcctcgtctggGGCGTCGTGTACCCCTTCCCCTGGCTCGCGCGCAGCACCTGGTACTCGTCCATGCTGCTGGCCTGGAGCGTTACCGAGGTCATCCGCTACTCGTACTTTGCACTCAACCTCAGCGGCTTCCAGCCCAGGCCCCTGACCTGGTTGCGCTACAACACCTTCTTCGTGCTGTACCCCATCGGCATCACGAGCGAGTGCGCCCTCATCTACCTGGCTGCTGAGCCCGCCAGGCAGTTCGGCGAGGTGTTCCCGTACGTCGCGtacgccatcctcgccgtctaCGTTCCCG GCTCGTACATCCTGTACACGTACATGATGAAGCAGCGAAGCAAGGTCATGCGTAGTctgaaggccgaggaggcgggcCGCGCAAAGACTCAGTAG
- a CDS encoding DEAD/DEAH box helicase: MPSSAAPRRPGPAADDEDPASSSSANSSGAESESDYLDSPASRKRRRTEPPAEPDLKDGDDDDDEELKAIVSTIKAPSRIKRAAAAVEEARQTVRPAPSQSTISAPTDPNTTFSAINVRPWLVQSLANMAIKRPTGIQKGCIPEILKGRDCIGGSRTGSGKTVAFAVPILQKWAEDPTAIFALVLTPTRELALQIFEQFKAISSPQSLKAILVTGGSDMRPQAIALAQRPHVVIATPGRLADHIRTSGEDTVCGLRRVKYVVLDEADRLLDATGPGSMIPDVEECLSVLPPSSQRQTLLFTATITPEVRALKDMPLKPGKQPVFVCEVDTQALAIPATLAQMHLQVPVTHREHYLHTFLLTDANAEKSVIIFCNRTSTADYLHHLLRLLDHRVTSLHSGLPQRQRIDNLGRFRAAAARILVATDVASRGLDIPEVGLVVNYDIPRNPDDYIHRVGRTARAGRKGEAVTFVGQRDVELVLAIEARVGRQMEAWQEEGVNLETRVLRDTLKVVSEKKREALLELEEGREVGGKRKRTKQKLNA, from the coding sequence ATGCCGTCCTCTGCGGCCCCCAGACGCCCGGgtcccgccgccgacgacgaggacccggcatcttcttcctccgccaACTCTTCCGGCGCCGAGTCCGAATCCGACTACCTTGACAGTCCCGCCTCGCGCAAGAGACGGAGGACTGAGCCCCCTGCCGAACCAGACCTCAAagacggtgacgatgacgacgacgaggagctgaaggCAATTGTCTCGACCATCAAGGCCCCATCAAGAATcaagcgcgccgccgccgccgtcgaagaAGCACGTCAGACCGTCCGTCCCGCGCCGTCGCAAAGCACAATCTCTGCGCCGACAGACCCCAACACCACCTTCTCCGCCATCAATGTGCGCCCATGGCTGGTGCAGTCGCTGGCCAACATGGCCATCAAGCGGCCGACCGGCATTCAGAAGGGCTGCATACCCGAGATCCTTAAGGGGAGAGACtgcatcggcggcagcaggaCCGGTTCCGGCAAAACGGTCGCCTTCGCCGTGCCCATCCTCCAGAAATGGGCCGAGGACCCTACCGCCatcttcgccctcgtcctgACGCCCACCCGCGAGCTCGCCCTGCAAATCTTTGAGCAGTTCAAGGCCATCTCCTCCCCGCAAAGCCTCAAGgccatcctcgtcaccgGAGGCTCCGACATGCGCCCGcaggccatcgccctcgcccagcgcccccacgtcgtcatcgccacccccggccgcctcgccgaccaCATCCGCACCTCGGGAGAGGACACCGTCTGCGGCCTGCGCCGCGTAAAGTACGtcgtgctcgacgaggccgaccgtctcctcgacgccaCGGGGCCCGGCAGCATGATCCCCGACGTCGAAGAGTGCCTCTCCGTgctgccgccctcgtcccagcGCCAGACCCTCCTCTTCAccgccaccatcaccccCGAGGTCCGCGCCCTCAAAGACATGCCCCTCAAGCCCGGCAAGCAGCCCGTCTTCGTCTGCGAGGTCGACACCCAGgccctcgccatccccgCCACCCTCGCCCAGATGCACCTCCAGGTCCCCGTCACCCACCGCGAGCACTACCTCCACACCTTCCTACTCACCGACGCCAATGCCGAAAAGtccgtcatcatcttctGCAACCGCACCTCGACCGCCGACTACCTCCACCACCTGCTGCGCCTGCTCGACCACCGCGTCACGTCGCTGCACTCGGGTCTGCCCCAGCGCCAGCGCATCGACAATCTGGGCCGcttccgcgccgccgccgcgcggATCCTCGTCGCCACGGACGTCGCCTCGCGTGGTCTCGACATCCCCGAggtcgggctcgtcgtcaACTACGACATCCCGCGCAACCCGGACGACTACATCCACAGGGTTGGCCGTACGGCGCGTGCGGGACGCAAGGGCGAGGCCGTGACGTTTGTCGGGCAGAGGGACGTCGAGCTGGTGCTGGCCATCGAGGCCCGCGTGGGCCGGCAGATGGAGGCGTGGCAGGAGGAGGGAGTCAACCTCGAGACGCGCGTGCTGCGGGACACACTCAAGGTCGTgagcgagaagaagagggaggcgctgctggagctcgaggaagggagggaggtcggcggaaagaggaagaggacgaaaCAGAAGCTCAATGCTTGA